Proteins encoded within one genomic window of Mycolicibacterium monacense:
- a CDS encoding DUF7158 domain-containing protein — MTVAATVFGAPLLVSEVDAREARLRSAVPAAALPRPGTSEGRQLRRWLTQLLVAERVVAAEAAAVNVCEDDAPDEDALLPDAAARLEIGSIAGSVLACPRARAVFAGVTAHVDVGDAEVRAYYERNPLQFRSFDVVDGWRRPDGPVAPLHLVAGGIRADLRAAARRREFRRWLDARCAAAVHLAPGYEHPGDPTQPDNTHRH, encoded by the coding sequence ATGACCGTGGCCGCAACCGTCTTCGGTGCCCCGCTTCTGGTGAGCGAGGTCGATGCGCGCGAGGCACGCCTGCGCTCCGCCGTCCCCGCGGCCGCGTTACCGCGACCCGGCACCAGCGAGGGCCGCCAACTCCGGCGGTGGCTGACCCAACTGCTCGTCGCCGAGCGGGTCGTCGCCGCCGAGGCTGCCGCTGTGAACGTGTGCGAGGACGACGCCCCCGACGAGGACGCGCTGCTGCCCGATGCGGCGGCGCGCCTGGAGATCGGCAGCATCGCCGGTTCGGTGCTGGCCTGCCCGCGGGCGCGTGCGGTGTTCGCCGGCGTGACCGCGCACGTCGACGTCGGCGACGCCGAGGTCCGCGCCTACTACGAGCGAAACCCGTTGCAGTTCCGCAGCTTCGACGTGGTCGACGGGTGGCGGCGACCCGACGGTCCGGTCGCCCCGCTGCACCTGGTCGCCGGCGGTATCCGCGCCGACCTGCGCGCCGCCGCGCGACGCCGGGAGTTCCGCCGCTGGCTCGACGCGCGCTGCGCCGCCGCGGTCCACCTCGCCCCCGGATACGAACACCCCGGCGACCCCACCCAACCCGACAACACGCACAGGCACTGA
- a CDS encoding glycoside hydrolase family 38 N-terminal domain-containing protein has protein sequence MHVLSAESTDLFVGPPDAPQQVVRVTYRDGGAAVRVSGPGLEGEVSVPAGDGSVEVPVAVRDPVPGERRDAVAGGHRFEFTVAEPGWTLFMISHFHYDPVWWNTQGAYTSVWTEDPPGQCRQTHGFALVRAHLEMARRDPVYKFVLAEVDYLKPYWDTHPEDRADLRRLIADGRVEIMGGTYNEPNTNLTSPETTIRNFVYGTGFQRSVLGASPATAWQLDAFGHDPQFPGMAADAGLTSSSWARGPHHQWGPMAGGGDPRRMQFSSEFEWVAPSGRGLLTHYMPAHYSAGWWMDSAASLTDAQEATHRLYTELKSVALTRNVLLPVGTDYTPPNKWVTEIHRDWNARYTWPRFVCGLPREFFAAVRAEMYDRGLTPSPQSRDMNPIYTGKDVSYIDTKQANRAAEDAVLDAEKFAVFAGLLGGCAYPDAALAKAWVQLAYGAHHDAITGSESDQVYLDLLTDWRDAWDIGTTVRDNALRLLSDAVDGAFVVWNALGHSRTDVVMMRVDAPFEGGLCDGDGVEVPVVVDDDGHTVSWPARDVPSLGWRAYRRCPGAAGAWQPVDGVAISNERYALSVDPTRGGAVVSLLDGGRELIAPGAVGNELAVYDEHPAHPQAGEGPWHLLPKGPVVASSANPAEVQAFTSPLGQRLVVRGRIGDVLRYTQTVTLWHGVERVDCRTVIDEFTGADKLLRLRWPCPVPGARPLSEVGDAVVGRGFGLLHARDGVVDAAKHPWTLDNPAYGWFGLSSTVRVRVGEQVHAVSVAEVVAAPEVARDLVVALARAGVTATCSAADGPRYGDLSVDSNLPDTRIAVGGPSENAFVAAVLAAADESYGAELARQLDAHGAARVWVPAATPLRDAWVPDADLRGVRALPVLILAGDVDAVVCDLADAEITVDQRADAVGEPFEHRTVALLNRGVPSFAVEPDGTLHTSLMRSCTGWPSGTWIDPPRRTAPDGSNFQLQHWTHTFDYALVSGDGDWRDSEVAAHSAEFSRPLLAVAGGSHEGGLPAWGSLLEISPPGSAALAALKVTGNPLAAGRSAAVDPADGISVRVVESRGASADVAITSGLHRLAADRRVDLLEQPVDGDGALRLHGFEIATVSGRLHLPKVVDASQVTLATEAEAAQPLYARYWLHNRGPAPMGGLPAVAHLHPSRVAASAGDEVRLRLTAASDCTDAALHGHVRLTCPPGWAVEPAELPFVLPPGEHLEADPVVTVPADAPAGLYPIRASLVVTGGDGHIPAAWRQTVEDVCVLTVGTSAGGEILRLTAEPEPVDIRRGTSARLSVTVATDARADLSVEAHLISPWGTWEWMGPAAIGADLPACGSVTLSFDVRPPRWLPPGRWWALIRVAAAGRLVYSPAVEVVVR, from the coding sequence GTGCACGTCCTCTCCGCGGAGTCGACGGATCTGTTCGTCGGTCCGCCGGACGCACCGCAGCAGGTCGTCCGGGTGACCTACCGCGACGGCGGGGCCGCGGTGCGCGTCTCGGGCCCCGGCCTCGAGGGTGAGGTGTCCGTGCCCGCGGGCGACGGGTCCGTCGAGGTGCCGGTCGCCGTGCGCGATCCGGTGCCCGGGGAGCGCCGGGACGCGGTCGCCGGCGGGCACCGCTTCGAGTTCACCGTCGCCGAACCCGGCTGGACTCTGTTCATGATCAGCCACTTCCACTACGACCCGGTGTGGTGGAACACCCAGGGCGCCTACACCAGCGTGTGGACCGAGGACCCGCCCGGACAGTGCCGCCAGACCCACGGATTCGCTTTGGTGCGGGCACATCTCGAGATGGCGCGCCGCGACCCCGTGTACAAGTTCGTGCTCGCCGAGGTGGACTACCTCAAACCGTACTGGGACACCCACCCCGAGGACCGCGCTGACCTGCGCCGGCTGATCGCCGACGGGCGCGTCGAGATCATGGGCGGCACCTACAACGAGCCGAACACCAACCTCACCAGCCCCGAGACGACCATCCGGAACTTCGTGTACGGCACCGGTTTTCAACGCTCCGTGCTGGGGGCGTCGCCGGCGACGGCATGGCAGCTCGACGCGTTCGGCCACGATCCGCAGTTCCCCGGCATGGCCGCCGACGCCGGCCTGACGTCGAGTTCGTGGGCGCGCGGACCGCACCACCAGTGGGGGCCGATGGCCGGCGGCGGCGACCCGCGCCGCATGCAGTTCAGCAGCGAGTTCGAATGGGTCGCGCCGTCGGGACGCGGGCTGCTGACCCACTACATGCCCGCGCACTACTCGGCGGGCTGGTGGATGGATTCAGCGGCCTCGCTGACCGACGCGCAGGAGGCGACCCACCGGCTGTACACCGAGCTGAAGTCGGTGGCGCTGACCCGCAACGTGCTGCTGCCCGTCGGCACCGACTACACCCCACCCAACAAGTGGGTCACCGAGATCCACCGCGACTGGAACGCCCGCTACACCTGGCCGCGCTTCGTGTGCGGGCTGCCGCGGGAGTTCTTCGCCGCCGTGCGCGCCGAGATGTACGACCGCGGGCTGACGCCGTCACCGCAGAGCCGGGACATGAACCCGATCTACACCGGTAAGGACGTCTCCTACATCGACACCAAACAGGCCAACCGCGCCGCCGAGGACGCCGTGCTCGACGCGGAGAAGTTCGCGGTGTTCGCCGGGCTGCTCGGGGGCTGCGCGTATCCGGACGCGGCGCTGGCCAAGGCGTGGGTGCAGCTGGCCTACGGCGCCCACCACGACGCGATCACCGGATCGGAATCCGATCAGGTGTACCTCGACCTGCTGACCGACTGGCGCGACGCCTGGGACATCGGCACGACGGTGCGCGACAACGCGCTACGGCTGCTGTCCGACGCGGTCGACGGCGCGTTCGTGGTGTGGAATGCGTTGGGCCACAGCCGAACCGACGTGGTGATGATGCGGGTCGACGCGCCGTTCGAGGGCGGCCTGTGTGACGGCGACGGCGTCGAGGTGCCCGTCGTCGTCGACGACGACGGCCATACGGTCAGCTGGCCCGCGCGCGACGTCCCGTCGCTGGGCTGGCGGGCCTACCGGCGGTGTCCCGGCGCTGCCGGGGCGTGGCAGCCCGTCGACGGGGTGGCGATCTCCAACGAGCGGTACGCGCTGTCCGTGGATCCGACCCGCGGCGGCGCGGTGGTGTCGCTGCTCGACGGCGGGCGCGAACTCATCGCACCCGGTGCGGTGGGCAACGAGCTGGCGGTCTACGACGAACACCCGGCGCACCCGCAGGCCGGTGAGGGGCCGTGGCACCTGCTGCCCAAGGGTCCGGTGGTGGCGTCGTCGGCGAATCCGGCCGAGGTGCAGGCGTTCACGAGCCCGCTCGGTCAGCGACTCGTGGTGCGCGGCCGCATCGGCGACGTGTTGCGGTACACGCAGACCGTCACGCTGTGGCACGGGGTGGAGCGGGTCGACTGCCGGACGGTGATCGACGAGTTCACCGGCGCGGACAAGCTGCTGCGGCTGCGCTGGCCGTGTCCGGTGCCGGGCGCGCGGCCGCTCAGCGAGGTCGGCGACGCCGTCGTCGGCCGCGGGTTCGGGCTGCTGCATGCGCGCGACGGTGTGGTCGACGCGGCGAAACATCCCTGGACGCTGGACAATCCGGCCTACGGCTGGTTCGGCCTGTCCTCGACCGTGCGCGTACGGGTGGGCGAGCAGGTGCACGCGGTGTCGGTCGCCGAGGTCGTCGCGGCTCCCGAGGTGGCCCGCGACCTGGTGGTGGCGCTCGCGCGGGCCGGGGTGACCGCCACCTGCAGCGCCGCCGACGGCCCCCGCTACGGCGACCTCAGCGTCGACTCGAACCTGCCGGACACCCGCATCGCGGTGGGCGGGCCGTCGGAAAACGCCTTCGTCGCAGCGGTTCTCGCGGCGGCCGACGAGTCCTACGGGGCGGAGCTGGCGCGTCAGCTCGACGCCCACGGGGCGGCGCGGGTGTGGGTGCCCGCCGCGACGCCGTTGCGCGACGCCTGGGTGCCCGACGCCGATCTGCGCGGGGTGCGCGCGCTCCCGGTGCTGATCCTCGCCGGCGATGTGGACGCGGTGGTCTGTGACCTCGCCGACGCCGAGATCACCGTCGACCAGCGGGCCGATGCGGTGGGCGAACCGTTCGAGCACCGCACCGTCGCACTGCTCAACCGGGGGGTGCCGTCGTTCGCGGTCGAACCGGACGGCACGTTGCACACCTCGCTGATGCGCTCGTGCACAGGATGGCCGTCGGGCACCTGGATCGACCCGCCGCGGCGTACCGCCCCGGACGGTTCGAACTTCCAATTGCAGCACTGGACACACACATTCGACTACGCGCTGGTGTCCGGGGACGGCGACTGGCGCGACAGCGAGGTCGCCGCGCACAGCGCCGAGTTCTCCCGTCCGCTGCTCGCCGTCGCCGGCGGCTCCCACGAGGGTGGGTTGCCGGCCTGGGGTTCGCTGCTCGAGATCTCGCCGCCGGGCAGCGCCGCGCTGGCCGCGCTCAAGGTGACCGGAAACCCGTTGGCCGCCGGGCGCAGCGCCGCGGTGGACCCGGCCGACGGGATCAGCGTCCGAGTGGTCGAATCCCGCGGCGCGTCGGCGGACGTCGCGATCACCTCCGGTCTGCACCGCCTCGCGGCCGACCGCCGCGTCGACCTGCTCGAGCAACCCGTCGACGGGGACGGCGCGCTGCGGTTGCACGGTTTCGAGATCGCCACGGTGAGCGGGCGGCTGCACCTGCCGAAGGTCGTCGACGCCTCGCAGGTCACGCTGGCCACCGAAGCCGAAGCGGCCCAACCCCTTTACGCCCGCTACTGGTTGCACAACCGCGGGCCGGCACCCATGGGCGGGCTGCCCGCCGTCGCGCACCTGCACCCCTCGCGGGTCGCTGCGTCGGCCGGCGACGAGGTGCGGTTGCGCCTGACCGCCGCATCCGACTGCACCGACGCGGCACTGCACGGACACGTGCGGCTCACCTGCCCGCCGGGATGGGCGGTGGAACCGGCCGAACTGCCCTTCGTCCTGCCGCCCGGCGAACACCTCGAGGCCGACCCGGTCGTCACCGTGCCTGCCGACGCCCCCGCGGGCCTGTACCCGATCCGCGCCTCGCTCGTGGTGACCGGCGGCGACGGGCACATCCCCGCCGCGTGGCGACAGACCGTCGAGGACGTCTGCGTTCTCACCGTCGGTACGTCCGCCGGTGGTGAAATCCTTCGTCTGACAGCCGAACCCGAGCCCGTCGACATCCGTCGCGGCACCTCGGCCCGGCTGTCGGTGACCGTCGCCACCGACGCACGCGCCGACCTGTCCGTCGAAGCGCACCTGATCAGCCCCTGGGGCACCTGGGAGTGGATGGGCCCGGCGGCCATCGGCGCCGACCTGCCCGCCTGCGGATCCGTCACCCTGTCCTTCGACGTCCGGCCGCCGCGGTGGCTGCCGCCCGGCCGGTGGTGGGCGTTGATCCGCGTCGCCGCGGCGGGACGGCTGGTCTACTCGCCCGCGGTCGAGGTGGTGGTCCGATGA